One Stigmatopora argus isolate UIUO_Sarg chromosome 12, RoL_Sarg_1.0, whole genome shotgun sequence genomic window carries:
- the mapre2 gene encoding microtubule-associated protein RP/EB family member 2 isoform X2 → MAVNVYSTSITQETMSRHDITAWVNDILCLNYTKVEQLSSGAAYCQFMDLLFPGCISLKKVKFQAKLEHEYIHNFKLLQASFKRMKVDKIIPVEKLVKGRFQDNLDFIQWFKKFFDANYDGKEYDPVDARQGQDAIPPPDPGEQIFNLPKKSHHAASSPTAGASKSSSTTPKSATPTSRPSSAKRIPMPTTPAKGEKELDVQVTQLTDQVNMLKVALEGVEKERDFYFSKLREVELLCQEQGQNNAPFVEQLMQVLYTIDDQERGDELAEGDGPDVDQEVHEVLHDDQQQQQEEEQDEY, encoded by the exons ATGGCGGTCAACGTGTATTCTACCTCAATTACCCAAGAGACTATGAGCAGGCATGACATCACGGCCTGGGTTAACGACATCCTCTGCCTGAATTACACCAAAGTGGAGCAGCTCTCTTCAG GAGCAGCCTACTGCCAGTTCATGGATCTTCTTTTTCCGGGCTGTATCAGTCTTAAGAAGGTTAAATTTCAAGCCAAACTGGAACATGAGTATATTCACAACTTCAAGTTGCTGCAAGCATCTTTCAAAAGAATGAAAGTGGACAAG ATTATCCCAGTGGAGAAACTGGTCAAAGGGCGGTTTCAAGACAATCTGGACTTTATCCAATGGTTCAAAAAGTTTTTTGACGCCAACTACGACGGCAAAGAGTATGACCCTGTGGATGCCAGACAGGGTCAGGATGCCATCCCCCCACCAGATCCTGGAGAGCAGATCTTCAACCTTCCTAAAAAGTCCCACCACGCAGCCAGCTCTCCAACTGCAG GAGCATCAAAGTCAAGTTCCACAACCCCAAAGTCGGCGACCCCAACATCCAGACCCTCTTCAGCCAAAAGAATCCCCATGCCAACAACTCCTGCTAAAGGAGAGAAGGAGCTGGATGTGCAGGTCACACAACTTACTGACCAG GTGAACATGTTAAAGGTGGCCCTGGAAGGTGTGGAGAAGGAACGGGACTTTTACTTTAGCAAACTGCGAGAGGTGGAGCTCCTATGCCAAGAGCAGGGTCAAAACAATGCTCCCTTCGTTGAGCAGCTAATGCAAGTTCTCTACACTATAGACGATCAG GAGAGAGGTGACGAACTGGCGGAAGGAGATGGTCCTGATGTCGATCAGGAAGTCCACGAGGTGCTGCATGatgatcaacaacaacaacaagaggaGGAACAGGATGAATATTGA
- the mapre2 gene encoding microtubule-associated protein RP/EB family member 2 isoform X1, producing the protein MPGPTQALSPNGENNNDIGPDGSNIIPYRKNTVRGERAYSWGMAVNVYSTSITQETMSRHDITAWVNDILCLNYTKVEQLSSGAAYCQFMDLLFPGCISLKKVKFQAKLEHEYIHNFKLLQASFKRMKVDKIIPVEKLVKGRFQDNLDFIQWFKKFFDANYDGKEYDPVDARQGQDAIPPPDPGEQIFNLPKKSHHAASSPTAGASKSSSTTPKSATPTSRPSSAKRIPMPTTPAKGEKELDVQVTQLTDQVNMLKVALEGVEKERDFYFSKLREVELLCQEQGQNNAPFVEQLMQVLYTIDDQERGDELAEGDGPDVDQEVHEVLHDDQQQQQEEEQDEY; encoded by the exons ATGCCCGGTCCCACCCAAGCCCTTTCCCCGAATGGAGAAAATAACAACGACATCGGCCCGGATGGTTCCAACATCATACCGTATAGGAAGAATACAGTGCGAGGGGAGCGCGCCTACAG CTGGGGGATGGCGGTCAACGTGTATTCTACCTCAATTACCCAAGAGACTATGAGCAGGCATGACATCACGGCCTGGGTTAACGACATCCTCTGCCTGAATTACACCAAAGTGGAGCAGCTCTCTTCAG GAGCAGCCTACTGCCAGTTCATGGATCTTCTTTTTCCGGGCTGTATCAGTCTTAAGAAGGTTAAATTTCAAGCCAAACTGGAACATGAGTATATTCACAACTTCAAGTTGCTGCAAGCATCTTTCAAAAGAATGAAAGTGGACAAG ATTATCCCAGTGGAGAAACTGGTCAAAGGGCGGTTTCAAGACAATCTGGACTTTATCCAATGGTTCAAAAAGTTTTTTGACGCCAACTACGACGGCAAAGAGTATGACCCTGTGGATGCCAGACAGGGTCAGGATGCCATCCCCCCACCAGATCCTGGAGAGCAGATCTTCAACCTTCCTAAAAAGTCCCACCACGCAGCCAGCTCTCCAACTGCAG GAGCATCAAAGTCAAGTTCCACAACCCCAAAGTCGGCGACCCCAACATCCAGACCCTCTTCAGCCAAAAGAATCCCCATGCCAACAACTCCTGCTAAAGGAGAGAAGGAGCTGGATGTGCAGGTCACACAACTTACTGACCAG GTGAACATGTTAAAGGTGGCCCTGGAAGGTGTGGAGAAGGAACGGGACTTTTACTTTAGCAAACTGCGAGAGGTGGAGCTCCTATGCCAAGAGCAGGGTCAAAACAATGCTCCCTTCGTTGAGCAGCTAATGCAAGTTCTCTACACTATAGACGATCAG GAGAGAGGTGACGAACTGGCGGAAGGAGATGGTCCTGATGTCGATCAGGAAGTCCACGAGGTGCTGCATGatgatcaacaacaacaacaagaggaGGAACAGGATGAATATTGA